Proteins co-encoded in one Haloarcula pelagica genomic window:
- a CDS encoding S9 family peptidase: MTTTDTTTANRSTEQFEAYLDQLARSHGVSGYTMTPEGTLVYAAYDGGEYDLQTPNGSLTDADGDLTNPTWLRDRGTLLAYRDQGGTEQYDLLEVDPESGSTTPVLNDGFRNFRARQHPTVSDQVSFVSNRNRSLDLYTVTLDDGTVTRLSESDAPVMGYAWSPDGTRIVYQAGTVDDACLRVVDRRTGRDDVFVDEPDSEQSFAFTDDGRGAWGTDGVVFTTNHQTGYRELAVAEPDGDYTLRYVNNRDKYDPQWTEGGDIVFLEASRGDWKLRRLTDGAVTTVESSGMNVDVKTIDGDVYYRHSNSATDGDLHRDGDPVVTVGQVDGPTVSPEDVTYESFDGTEIAARLYMPDCAPVGGIVKAHGGPEAQAYNPLDLTTQALAHAGFEVLAPDVRGSLGYGRAFRTASDEDLGGDDLTDVVAAASYLRERGRENVGIVGTAYGGSMALLGVGATDAFDASASVCGVVDWETAVENTRGDTADMLLRKFCGAPAEKPDLYADRSPITYVDDIDVPVLIVQGGNDPRVPQSEVDRLIASLQERDVEHEYLLFDDEGHGVERTANRVEYNTRTVEFFGSTLCEN, encoded by the coding sequence ATGACGACGACTGACACCACCACAGCGAACCGATCGACCGAACAGTTCGAAGCGTATCTGGACCAACTCGCACGATCACACGGGGTCTCCGGGTACACGATGACGCCCGAGGGAACACTCGTCTACGCCGCATACGATGGCGGCGAGTACGATCTGCAGACGCCAAACGGCTCACTCACCGACGCCGATGGCGACCTCACGAACCCCACCTGGCTCCGGGACCGTGGCACACTCCTCGCATACCGCGACCAGGGTGGCACAGAGCAGTACGACCTCCTGGAAGTCGATCCCGAGAGCGGGTCGACGACGCCCGTCCTCAACGATGGGTTCCGAAATTTCCGTGCCCGTCAGCATCCGACGGTGTCGGATCAGGTCTCGTTCGTCTCGAACCGGAACCGCTCGCTGGACCTGTACACGGTCACGCTCGACGACGGCACCGTCACCAGACTCTCCGAGAGCGACGCGCCGGTGATGGGATACGCGTGGTCGCCCGACGGCACGCGGATCGTCTATCAGGCAGGCACCGTCGACGACGCCTGCCTCCGTGTCGTCGACCGTCGTACCGGACGAGACGACGTGTTCGTCGACGAACCCGACTCGGAACAGTCGTTCGCGTTCACCGACGACGGCCGCGGTGCTTGGGGGACAGATGGAGTCGTGTTCACGACTAACCACCAGACCGGCTACCGTGAACTCGCGGTCGCCGAACCCGACGGTGACTACACCCTCCGGTACGTGAACAACCGCGACAAGTACGACCCCCAGTGGACCGAGGGCGGTGATATCGTCTTCCTCGAAGCCAGCCGAGGCGATTGGAAACTGCGTCGACTCACCGACGGCGCAGTCACGACCGTCGAGTCGTCCGGGATGAACGTGGACGTCAAGACCATCGACGGTGACGTCTATTACAGGCATTCGAACTCTGCGACCGACGGCGACCTCCACCGAGACGGTGACCCCGTGGTCACGGTGGGTCAGGTCGACGGTCCGACAGTCTCGCCCGAAGACGTCACCTACGAGTCGTTCGACGGCACCGAGATAGCAGCCCGGCTCTACATGCCCGACTGCGCTCCGGTCGGGGGAATCGTCAAAGCCCACGGCGGGCCGGAAGCACAGGCCTACAACCCCCTCGACCTCACCACACAGGCGCTCGCCCACGCCGGCTTCGAAGTCCTAGCCCCGGACGTCCGGGGGAGCCTCGGTTACGGTCGAGCGTTCCGGACGGCCAGCGACGAGGACCTCGGTGGCGACGATCTCACGGACGTGGTCGCAGCCGCAAGTTACCTCCGGGAGCGGGGGCGAGAGAACGTCGGCATCGTCGGGACCGCCTACGGCGGCTCCATGGCACTGCTGGGCGTCGGTGCGACCGACGCGTTCGACGCCAGCGCGAGCGTCTGTGGTGTCGTCGACTGGGAGACTGCCGTCGAGAACACCAGGGGGGACACCGCCGATATGCTGCTCCGGAAGTTCTGTGGGGCCCCAGCGGAGAAACCGGATCTGTACGCCGATCGGTCGCCGATTACGTACGTCGACGACATCGACGTTCCGGTACTGATCGTCCAGGGTGGGAACGACCCCCGGGTTCCCCAGAGCGAGGTCGATCGACTCATTGCGTCACTGCAGGAGCGCGACGTCGAACACGAGTACCTGCTGTTCGACGACGAGGGCCACGGCGTCGAGCGAACGGCGAACCGCGTCGAGTACAACACACGGACTGTCGAGTTCTTCGGCAGTACCCTCTGCGAGAACTAG
- a CDS encoding class I SAM-dependent methyltransferase, with the protein MSVSEIKSWYADHADWMHRFERVDRLLTGRYRRHRFGDVDGRVLDVACGTGANFRYLPESADLVGIDISPAMLDRASDQLASLGRDGTLREMDAQALDFADDSFDAVISAMSTCTFPDPVAALREMERVCRPDGTIRLVEHGRSDVAPIARWQDWRADAHYEKSGCRMTQDPREVVEAAGLSIQDTTTGLFGILTTFEVAPDGSDERC; encoded by the coding sequence ATGTCGGTCTCCGAGATCAAATCCTGGTACGCGGACCACGCCGACTGGATGCACCGGTTCGAACGCGTCGACCGACTCCTCACGGGACGCTATCGCCGCCACCGGTTCGGTGATGTCGACGGCCGAGTACTCGACGTCGCCTGTGGAACCGGGGCGAACTTCCGGTATCTACCCGAGTCGGCCGACCTCGTCGGGATCGACATCAGTCCGGCGATGCTGGACAGGGCCAGCGACCAGCTCGCGTCGCTCGGCCGCGACGGGACGCTCCGGGAGATGGACGCGCAGGCGCTCGACTTCGCCGACGACAGCTTCGATGCAGTGATCTCGGCGATGTCGACGTGCACTTTCCCGGACCCCGTCGCCGCGCTCCGGGAGATGGAACGGGTCTGTCGACCGGACGGTACGATCCGTCTCGTCGAACACGGTCGGAGTGACGTGGCACCCATCGCCCGCTGGCAGGACTGGCGGGCCGACGCCCACTACGAGAAGAGCGGCTGTCGCATGACCCAGGATCCACGCGAGGTGGTCGAGGCTGCGGGCCTGTCGATCCAGGACACCACGACAGGTCTGTTCGGGATACTCACGACCTTCGAGGTGGCACCCGACGGGAGTGACGAGAGATGCTAG
- a CDS encoding efflux RND transporter permease subunit, with product MNYQALIDRIDDRIVDDSRRVVATFLVVTLLFTAGLGNVSTNSGTSQFTSGLPAEQAFERVNEEFSPTFTADTGSAQLVQRGENVLSKEGLLRMLRVQQRLSADDDLRVQSTSSAAQLVAQRLDPSATTLGAQIRTVERASESDVDRAVRDVAATNPRFGSLVSTDFNREAATASATVGIVTHEVPAGLSSGTGQSGSSPLTSIQQRAQFTVQSAAGGSMTVFGTGVVASENASVLVDSILIVVPAAVLFILLFLVVAYRDLADLLLGTLSLFMAIVWTFGFMGLAGIPFSTLLIAVPPLLLAVGIDFGIHAVNRYREERADGTGIADSMRVTTDQLLVAFFIVTGTTVIGFGANLTSSLPPIRDFGAVAAIGMTFTFLIFGVFLPAAKVELDRLRERYPIPTLSRRPLGSDGSALARVLGGGVYVANRAPVLFVGLLLLTSAGSGVYATDVSTSFERTDFLPPEENPDFLMQLPEPFRPGTYTVTEQINFLDDTFDARQSDTTTIYLERPMRQDDALESIYRTNRDPPDSFVRENGRADATSILTVIQDRAARDPEFRRLVQRNDHNDNGVPDDNLGKVYDYLLDSSSRDRALRYIGEDYRNARIVYMVQADASNDDVAADTRQVAADFRYTAIATGNTVVLQAVTDLVLESAVQSLVVALAGTALFLMAAYRVLEGQASLGIANLVPIVVTVSAIAGTMRLLGIPFNAITATILAVTIGLGVDYTVHVTHRFADEIQEQPLQAALDATVSGTGGALLGSMLTTTAGIGVLALAISPALGQFGVLTAISIVYAFLTSVFVLPSVLVIWWRVTQREWSVTPRPSLGETDSPIPGDD from the coding sequence ATGAACTACCAGGCGCTCATCGACCGGATCGACGACCGCATCGTTGACGACTCGCGGCGAGTCGTTGCTACCTTCCTGGTCGTGACGCTGCTGTTCACTGCGGGTCTGGGCAACGTCTCGACGAACTCTGGGACCTCCCAGTTCACGAGCGGCCTGCCCGCCGAGCAGGCCTTCGAGCGAGTCAACGAGGAGTTCTCGCCGACGTTCACGGCGGATACCGGGAGTGCGCAACTCGTCCAGCGTGGTGAGAACGTCCTCTCGAAAGAGGGGTTGTTGCGGATGCTGCGGGTCCAGCAGCGTCTCTCCGCGGACGACGACCTACGTGTCCAGAGTACATCCAGTGCAGCGCAGTTGGTGGCCCAGCGGCTCGACCCGTCGGCGACCACGCTTGGGGCACAGATTCGGACCGTCGAACGGGCCTCCGAGAGCGACGTTGACCGTGCAGTCCGTGACGTCGCAGCGACGAACCCCCGGTTCGGTTCGCTGGTGAGTACAGATTTCAACCGGGAGGCCGCGACAGCCTCCGCGACCGTCGGCATCGTCACCCACGAGGTTCCAGCGGGACTCTCCTCGGGGACGGGACAGAGCGGGTCCAGCCCGCTGACGAGTATCCAGCAGCGGGCGCAGTTCACCGTGCAGTCGGCTGCCGGTGGCTCGATGACCGTCTTCGGGACCGGTGTCGTGGCCAGCGAGAACGCCAGCGTGCTGGTCGATTCGATCCTCATCGTCGTCCCTGCCGCAGTGCTGTTCATCCTCCTCTTCCTCGTGGTCGCCTACCGGGACCTGGCGGACCTGCTGCTCGGGACCCTCTCGCTGTTCATGGCGATCGTGTGGACGTTCGGCTTCATGGGGTTGGCGGGTATCCCGTTCTCGACGCTCCTGATCGCCGTTCCCCCGCTGTTGCTCGCAGTGGGGATCGACTTCGGGATCCACGCCGTGAACCGGTATCGAGAGGAGCGGGCAGACGGTACTGGCATCGCCGACTCGATGCGGGTCACGACCGATCAGCTCCTGGTCGCCTTCTTCATCGTGACTGGGACGACTGTGATCGGGTTCGGAGCGAATCTCACCAGCTCGCTGCCTCCGATCAGGGACTTCGGTGCGGTGGCCGCTATCGGAATGACGTTCACGTTCCTCATCTTCGGTGTGTTCCTGCCGGCTGCCAAAGTAGAGCTCGACCGGCTCCGAGAGCGATACCCGATCCCGACGCTCAGCCGCCGGCCGCTCGGGTCCGACGGGTCAGCGCTGGCACGAGTCCTCGGGGGCGGCGTGTACGTCGCGAACCGCGCGCCTGTCCTGTTCGTCGGCCTGCTCCTCCTCACGAGCGCTGGTTCCGGGGTGTACGCGACGGACGTCTCGACCAGTTTCGAGCGGACTGACTTCCTCCCCCCGGAAGAGAACCCCGACTTCCTGATGCAGCTCCCGGAACCGTTCCGGCCTGGAACCTACACCGTCACCGAGCAGATCAACTTCCTGGACGACACCTTTGACGCCCGGCAGAGCGACACGACCACGATATACCTGGAACGGCCGATGCGACAGGACGACGCGCTGGAGTCGATCTACCGGACCAACAGGGACCCACCCGACTCGTTCGTTCGCGAGAACGGCCGGGCCGACGCGACGTCCATCCTGACCGTGATCCAGGACCGGGCAGCACGTGACCCCGAGTTCCGGCGGCTCGTCCAGCGCAACGATCACAACGACAACGGGGTTCCCGACGACAACCTCGGCAAGGTGTACGACTACCTGCTGGACTCCTCGTCTAGGGACCGAGCGCTCCGGTACATCGGCGAGGACTATCGGAACGCCCGCATCGTCTACATGGTGCAAGCCGACGCCAGCAACGACGACGTGGCGGCGGACACCCGCCAGGTCGCCGCCGACTTCCGGTACACTGCCATCGCCACCGGAAACACCGTGGTGTTACAAGCAGTGACCGACCTTGTCCTGGAATCGGCGGTGCAATCGCTCGTGGTGGCACTCGCCGGAACCGCGCTGTTCTTGATGGCTGCCTATCGGGTTCTGGAAGGTCAGGCGTCCCTCGGCATCGCGAACCTCGTGCCCATTGTCGTCACCGTCAGTGCCATCGCCGGGACGATGCGACTGCTCGGCATTCCGTTCAACGCCATCACGGCGACGATTCTCGCGGTCACGATCGGGCTCGGCGTGGACTACACTGTTCACGTCACCCACCGGTTCGCCGACGAGATACAGGAACAACCGCTCCAGGCGGCACTGGACGCGACTGTCAGCGGAACCGGCGGTGCATTGCTGGGCAGCATGTTGACGACGACGGCAGGCATCGGCGTCCTCGCCCTGGCGATCTCCCCGGCGCTGGGCCAGTTCGGCGTTCTCACCGCAATCTCCATCGTCTACGCGTTCCTCACCTCGGTGTTCGTGCTGCCATCCGTCCTGGTTATCTGGTGGCGAGTTACCCAGCGCGAGTGGTCTGTCACGCCGCGCCCCTCGCTCGGAGAGACGGATTCTCCGATCCCGGGCGACGACTGA